TATTGTTTAATTATTAGCGTTTAATAATGCGCAAAAAAATTAAAAGGGTGGTTAGCAATAACCACCCTTTTTTTTGTGAAAACCCGCCAGCCACCCCACCGTCCGTCATTCTCGAAACCCGCATATGCCCGCGCCTTAGCGCGGGATAGGGCGAAGCCCATGCGGGTTATCGGGAACCCAATCCTTGGCGTCGCCTTTCACCAAAGTAATAATCTTTCGCCAGCGAAGCTGTCATTTTACCAACCAGCGAGGCGATGTCGGTTGAGAGCGGGCAAAGTTGAGGCCAAGGATTGGGTTCCCGATAAATTTTTCTATGGTTTTCGCCATGTTGCATTCGCAACATGGCAAGAAAAATTTTCGAGAATGACGGGGGGAGGGGTGAGCTGGCGGCTAAAGCAATGGAGGCTTTGTGGCATCGCCCTCTTCTCTACCTTTCTTTACTCCGCCGTTTTTTTAATACCCCACCGTCCGTCATTCTCGAAATCGTTGCGAGCGATATTGCGTTCAGCAATAGCGCAAACCATTCGCAACGATTATCGGCCGCGCTCAAGTAGCGAAGCGATAGGGCGAATAAATTTCAATCCTTGGCGTCGCCTTTCACCAAAGTAATAATCTTTCGCCAGCGAAGCTGTCATTTTACCAACCAGCGAGGCGATGTCGGTTGAGAGCGGGCAAAGTTGAGGCCAAGGATTGGGTTCCCGATAAATTTTTCTATGGTTTTCGCCATGTTGCATTCGCAACATGGCAAGAAAAATTTTCGAGAATGACGGGGGGGTGGGAGATGAGCGGCGCGATTTCGAGAATGACGGGGGGAGGGGTGAGCGGGCGGATTTCTAGAATGACGGGGGATGATGGGGTATTGAGGGCTGGCCGCGCCCCAGAGCCGGCGGGGTGGAACTAATCGCCAGAAAAATCTTTTAGCAAATCGCGCCAATCTGGATTTTTATCTTCTATTAATTTTATTTTCCAAGCGCGATTCCATTTTTTTAATTTTGTTTCGCGTTCAATGGCGGTTGCCATGTCGTCAAATTTTTCATAATAAACTAATCGCTTTACATTATATTTTTTGGCGAATCCTTCAAACCAACCATTTTTATGCTGGTGCATTCGCGTGATAAGGTCGCTGGTTACGCCAACATATAATGTGCCGTGTTTTGCCGATGCCAAAATATAAACCGCCGGCCATTTTTCTGTGATTGTTGTCATGGTGCATTATTTTAGGAATAAGATATAAAAAAATAAATCGATAATTTTTATCACCCGCCATTATGCTCCGCCTGTTCGTCCCTACTCCATGCCGCGGAACCATTCGACGGTGGCGCCTTGGCTTTGCCAATAATCTTCCCAAAATTTATGGAATTTGCTGTTGCTGGTTTTTGTGGTTGATTTTTTTTTCTGTTTTTTACCCGATGCGTCCTTTTTATTGGTGTCATCCTTATAGTTGCCATCGCTTTGATTATCATTGCTGGCGTCATCAGCGGATTTTTTATTTTTCTTCTTGTCTTTTTTATCTTTAAAATAATAAATGCCAACCGCGGTGTCGCTCAGGTCTAGCTTTAACGTGCTGTTGTTTGCCCAAAAATCCAAAATGGTCGGCGTGGTTTTGGCGGTGGCGGTGCGTAATGAAAAATCGGGGCGTTGTTCCTTCATGTCTGAAAAAATCACCAACCAATCCAAACTGGTTTCATCGGGTAGTATGTTGGTCGCCGCGTCTGTCGCGGTTGCGTCGGCTTCGGGCGGCGTGGTGGGCGTTTTGTAAAGTGTGATGGCGTCGCGTAACCCCTCCATAATTTTGGCATCGGCGGTTTGCGGTTTGTTAATCATTTGGTCCAGGGCTTGGTTGCTTAAATCGGTAACCTCTGATTTATAATAATCAAAAATTTGTTTTTTGGTCATGCCCAGGCTTTTGACCCAGCTGTCTTGGATATTGGCCAGGTTGCCCGGGTTGCAAACAAAACCGATTTTTTGCGTTTGGTTGTCGCGCGTCAGGGTGTAAAATGTCAGGCGGCCAAATTGGTCAACCTGGTCGATGGCAATTTTTTTGACACGGCGGTTGATGCCGGCGGCTTGCTTGGCGGTGATGCCCGATGTTTGGTCGATAAACACCATGACGCCGTTGCTCGACCCACTATAAAGACAGAGGGTTTGGCTGTCAAAATTGCTTGTTTGTTTGTGCTTGCCGAAAAAAAAGAAATGCACCACCAGACCGATAAGCACCGCCACCAACAGGGTTAGCAGGATTAACAACAGGCGGTTGCTGTTGAACGGGCTGGCAATATTGCTGATTTTTTGGCGCAGGGACATTTTGGTTCTAATGGGTTGTTATGCGCCCGTATGTTGGCACGGATTATGGTTCGCGCAAAGCGAAAAATTTTATTTCCTTATAATTCAAGATAGAAAAACATGGTGGTGGGGCACTATAGAAAAATTTTTTTTTATAATTAAAAATATAATATATTATTACCTCGAGCAAAATGAGAAAAAATCGCCTTATACTCGTTTTTTTTCTTGACTAAGTAAATTTTTCGGCGGACAATTGTCATCATTTGTTAATCATGAATAACCAAATTGTAGGAGGAAAAACATGACGCAAGTAAACTATAAACAAACTACGTCGCGCCGTTCGACCATTGCCCTGATGGGCGGGTTGTTGCTTGGCACGGCGTTGCTGGCGGCCAATGTGAATGTGGCGCGGGCGCAAAATAATGTGTTACATTTGTATAATTGGACCGATTATACATCGCCGGAGTTTTTGGCAAAATTTACCAAAGAAACCGGCATCAAGGTGCAGCTTGATACTTACGACAGCAACGAAACATTGCTGGCGAAGATTAAATCGGGCGGTGGTTCGGGTTACGATGTATTCGTGCCGTCGGAAAACTTTTTACCAATTTTTATTAAACAAGGGTTGGTGCAAAAGGTTGATATAAAAAACATGCCCAATTATAAATATATTGATAAAAAATGGCGCAATCCGGTTTGGGACCCGACCCATGAATATCACGTGCCATATCAATATGGTATTACTTCTTTCGCTTATCGCTCGTCGCTTTATAAGGGGCCGGCCGATTCGTGGAAAGAATTTTTTGAGCCAGATGATTCGATGAAGGGCAAAATTGCCGTTTTCAAATCACCCGATGACGTCATCGGCAGTGCCTCGGCTTACCTTGGCATTCCGTTATGCTCTGAAAACGCAAAGGATTATCAAAAAATCCAAGAGCTGTTGATGAAGCAAAAACCTTTCGTTAAGGTTTATTCGTCTGAACAGGTTAACGAGCGGCTGAAATCTGGCGAAGTGGTCATGACCCATAATTGGGATGGCAACACCAAACGGGCGCAAATCGACGAAGGCATCACCGATGCCAAGTTGGCCTTCCCCAAGGAAGGGGTGGTTGGGTTCTTTGACACTGTTGTTATCAGCAGTAAAGCACCAAACCCCGAGGCGGCAAAAAAATTCTTGAACTTCCTGATGGACCCAAAAAACATGGCGCTCATCAGCAATGCGCAAGGTTATAATAATGCCATTCCGGACAGTTATAAATATTTCTCGCCCACAATGAAAAAAGCGCAAGCTTTGAAATTGCCGGCGGGTTACAAGATAAGTTTCCCAGCGGCTTGCAGTGCCACCGCGATCAAATATCGCGATAAGGTTTGGACCGCCCTGCAGAAATAAATTGTAATATTTATTTTTCATAAAATCCTTCGTCCCCCCTTAGCAATTTGCTGTTGTAAGTTGCTAAGGGGGGCGGGGATAACCTTGAATAAAAAAAACAAAGTAGTAAAATATAAATTTATAGGAGGGTGTCGTCATGAAAGTTATTTACAGCGACAAGCACAAATTGCGCGATGCGCAATATGAAATAGCGGGCGGGCGATTGGTATACCCGTTTGAACGGCCGGCGCGGATGGAATATATCTTGGCGCGGTTAAAAGAACGAAAATTTAACGATATTATACCGCCAAAAGATTTTGGCATGGCGCCGGTGAAAAAAATTCACAACGCCGATTTATTAGATTTCTTAGAACATGGTTACGACGAGTGGAAGGCCGCTGGCTACGCGGGTGACATGTGCGCCACCGCATGGTTTGCGCGCCGCATGCCCAGCGACCGGCGACCACAATCGATCGATGGCAAATTATCCTATCATGCCTTATCATCGGAAACGATGATTGATAAGGGCACGTGGGAGGCCTCGCTCGCCAGCAAGGATGTCGCCCTGACCGGTGCCGAAATGATATTGAAGGGGCCGGATAAGGTGGTTTATTCGCTGTGCCGTCCGCCCGGCCACCATGCAACCGCCGATATGTTTGGCGGTTATTGCTTTTTGAATAATGCCGCCATCGCCGCGCAATATATGCGCGATAATGGGGCAAAAAAAGTCGCCATTTTGGACGTCGATGTTCACCATGGCAATGGCATACAGGATATTTTTTATAACCGCGGCGACGTGCTTTATGTTTCATTGCATGGCGCGCCGGAGGTTACCTACCCATTTTTTATGGGTTATGCCGATGAAACCGGCGCGGGCGATGGGGTGGGGGCGAATAAAAATTACCCCATTCCGGCCGGCGGCAAATATGACATTTGGGGTGCGGCCTTGATGGACGGGTTAAAAGCCATCCAACAATTTGGCGCGGAAATTTTGATTGTCTCGCTGGGCACCGATACCTATGAAAAAGACCCCATCAGTCCTTTAAAATTAACCTCGAACGATTTCATTACCATGGGGCGGGCGATTGCCGGCATTAACCTGCCAACCCATGTCGTGATGGAGGGTGGCTACGCGGTCGAAGAAATCGGTATCAATGCCGTTAATTTCTTGGAGGGCATGTTGGATAAAAAATAATTCTTTTTTTAAGGAGAAAAAAAACCATGACAGAAAAAGAAATCGAAATCACGGTTGAAAGCGACATGCCGGCCGAACGCGGGGCAATTTGGCGCGCGCTGGTGGAGCCTGACCAATTGAAAAAATGGTGGGCACCCGAAGGATTTGAAATAAAAAATATTGTTGTCGATTTAAAGGTGGGGGGCGAAAGGAAATTTGACATGGTTCAGCCCGATGGCAATGTTGTTTCCCATCTGGCAATTTATCGTGAAATCATTCCTGAAAAGAAATTGGTTTTTGATAGCGGTAGTCCAGGTGCCATGGTGGCGCGGGTCGCGGTGGAATTGGCCGAGGCAAGCGACGGAACGCACGTCGCCTTGTCTTATTTTTTTCCGCCAAGTTCGCAACCTGACAGGGAAAAATTCCTTGGTTTCATGCGGGCGGGTGGCGAAAGACTGCTGAAAAACCTCAAAGATTATTTACAAAAGAAAGGGTAATGCCGTGCAAGCAAAAACAGATAAATTCTTAAGCATCAGCCACGTCAAAAAATCATTCGGCGCGACGCAAGTGCTGGATGATATAATGTTGGAAATTAATCGTGGCAGTTTCTTCACCCTGCTTGGCCCCTCGGGGTGCGGCAAAACCACGTTGTTGCGGCTTATCGCCGGCTTTGACACGCTTGATGCCGGCCAGATAATGCTCGAGGGCAAACCGCTTGATACCCTGCCGGCGGCCAAGCGACCGGTCAACACGGTGTTTCAAAACTATGCTTTGTTCCCGCATTTGACGGTGGGGCAAAATATTGCCTTTGGCTTGGAACGATTAAATTGGAAAAAAGACACCATTGCCGCGCGGGTGCGCGAGGTTTTGGCATTGGTGCGGTTGGAGGAATATAGCGGTCGCCTGCCGGCGCAATTGTCGGGCGGGCAACAACAACGGGTTGCCCTGGCGCGGGCGATCGCGCCGAGCCCCAAAATTTTATTGCTTGATGAGCCCTTATCAGCGCTCGATTTAAAATTGCGCCATGCCATGAGGTTAGAATTAAAACGGATTCAAAAGGAAGTGAAAATTTCCTTCATCTTTGTCACCCACGACCAGGAGGAGGCCCTGTCGCTGTCGGATAAAATCGCGGTGATGAATAAGGGGCATATTTTGCAGGTCGGCACGCCGCAAGAAATATACCAAGAGCCAGCCAATTTCTTTGTCGCCGATTTCATCGGCGAGGCGAACATATTGGCCGGCCGTTACGATGGTAAAACATTCACCACCACCGCCGGCCATCGCTTTGCCGTGGCCGCTGGCAAGCAACATAAAAATAACAAGGCCGAGGATAAGGCCTACCTATGTTGCCGCCCCGAGGATATGATGGTGAAGCAAAGCAAGGATAAAAATGATTTCCGCCTCGACGATGTTGATTATTTGGGCGACAGCGTTAAATTAATATTGCAACATGGTGAGCTTGGCCGGGTGCAGGCAACAATGTCGCCCGACAAGGCGCATGGTGTGGCGGTCGGCAATTATTACAGCATTGCCATTGACGCGGCCAAGGCGCGGGTGCTTTATTCATAATTTTTTTTGATACAATTAGGAATCATAATCGATAAGCACCAAGATAAAAAATATGAAAAAAAACATGGAGCAAAAAAAATCGACGGCGGTGTATTTGACGCCCCTAACCAACCCGCTATTTTTGTGGTCGGGGGTTTTCCCGATGCTGTTTATTATTTTTGTTTTCCTCGGCGGGCCGTTGCTGATAATGTTTGTCGTGTCATTTTTGACATCGGATTCCGACGGCGGGGTGCATCTCGTCCCATCGCTGGCTGGTTACAAACAAATATTTTTTGAACAGGATTGGGATGGCAAATGGACATTTAGTTTTGCTTACCCGTCGATATTGTTGCGCTCGGTGGTGATTGCCGCCGCCACCACCTTGCTCTGTTTTTTGGCGGGGTTTCCGGTCGCGCTTTACATGGGCGGGTTATCTGAAAAGCAAAAAAACCTGATGCTATTTTTTATCACCATTCCGTTTTGGACCAACCTGTTGGTGCGCACCTACGCCTGGACAAATATCTTGGGGCGCGGTGGCGTGTTGGAATTGCCATTTTTGGCGACCGGTTTGATGTCGACCGACCAATCGTTTGATTTGCTCTACAGCAACACCGCGGTGGCGATTGGTCTGCTTTATTCTTATTTGCCATTAATGGTGATACCGATTTTTACCAGCATCGAGCGGATGGACCAACGATTGCTTGACGCCGCGGCCGACCTTTATGCCTCGCGCCGCGTTATTTTGACCAAGGTGGTTTTGCCATTGGTCAAGCCCGGGGTTATCGCCGGCATGGTGCTGGTGTTTGTGCCGGCGCTTGGGGCTTTTATCGCGCCGGCCATATTGGGCGCGAATAAGGATTTGCTGTGGGGCACGTTGGTCGAACAACAATTCACCACCGCGCGCAATTGGGTGTTTGGTGCGGCGATTTCCAATTTGCTGTTGCTGGTCGCCCTGGTGGTGGTGGTGGTGCAAATCAAGCAAGAGCGCAAGGAAAAAACCAATTCCTTGTTGGCAAATAAACAAGGTAATAAATAAGAGGCATAACATGGCATTATCAAACCAACCATCTAACGCCACCACCGCGCCAGAAAAAACCGGCGCGCAACTTGCCGCCTATCAAGAGGAAATGAAACCGATGGCGCGGTATTTTTCGGGCAAGCCGTTGAAATGGTGGATGGGGCTATTTTATCTTTTTCTTTACGCCCCAATGGTGGTGTTGGTGATTTATAGTTTTAACCAAAATCGCTTGGCAATGGTTTGGAGCGGTTTTTCAACCGAATGGTATGCCAAGCTTTTTGCCAATACCGATATTTGGCGTTCGGCGATGAACAGCATCATTGTCGCCTTCACCGCCGCACCCTTGAGCGTTATCTTCGCCCTGACCGCGGCCTATATCGTGGTGCGTGGCATGGATTTTTTGGGCAAGGCCTTGATTATGGTGGCGGTGATTTTGCCGCTGATTATTCCGGAGATGGTGTCGGCGGTCGCCAGCCTGATGTTTTTTTCCACCATGCACATCAACTGGGGGCTGGGCAATGTTATCATCGCCCACACGGTTTTTTGTTTGCCCTTTGCCTATGTTCCGTTGCGCTCGGCATTGTTGGGGATGGACGCCAATTTGGAAATGGCGGCGCGCGATCTATACGCCAGCGAATGGCAAATTTTTCGCTTGGTGACCCTGCCGATATTGCGCAACGCGATTTTTTCGGCCTTTGCTTTGGCGTTTGTTATTTCGCTCGATGATTTTATTATCACCCTCATGGTGGCCAACGCCGGGTCGGGCACCCTGCCAGTTTATATTTACAGCATGATTAGGCAGGGCGTCACGCCGGAGGTCAATGCGATTTCCACCCTTTATCTTTTGGTGTCGGTCGGGTTGGTGAGTATTTATCTTCTCCTATCAAAAAACAAAACGCCGGTTGCGTAATTGGCACAATGGCATGAAATAATGCAAGGTAAGGTAAGGAAGCGATGCAACAGCATAATGCGGATGATTTATTTTACCTAACCGCTGGGCAGGCGCGCGGTTTGTTGCGCGCCGGCGCGGTAAGCGTGACCGAGCTGGTGGCGCAACATTTAGCGCGGGCTCGCATAGCCCAAGACGCGACCAACTGCTTCACCGAATTTTTTCATGACAAGGCCATGGCGATGGCCGCCACCGCCGATGAAGCAATAAAAAAATCGAGCGATAAAAAACAGCTGGCAAATTTGCTCGGCATACCATTGGCAATGAAGGAGGAAGCCAAATGGCAGGGTAGTAAAAACACCAGCGGCTCGTTGCTTTACAAAGATGTTATCGACAGCGAAACCGATGTCCATATCGAACGATTGTTATCCGCCGGCGCAATCCCGATTGGCAAAACCACGACGCCAGAATTTTGCCTGTTGGGCACGACCTTGTCAAAACTTCACGGCGTTACCACCAACCCATGGAACCGCGCGATGACACCGGGCGGGTCGTCGGGCGGCACCGGTGCGGCCCTGGCCGGTGGCGCCGGCATTATCGGCACCGGCAGTGACATTGGCGGGTCGATAAGAATTCCGGCGGCCTGCAGTGGTGTGGTGGGTTACAAACCACCCCATGGTCGGGTGCCGGAATTAAACGTCTACAATTATGATCCCTATTGCCATGTTGGGCCGATGGCGCGGTCGGTGATGGATATTGTGATGATGATGGACGTCATGGCGGGGCCGCACCCGTGGGACCAAAATACCTACCCCAGTTCGATAGATTATAAGCCATTGATAGAGATGGTCGATAGGGACGATAAGGCATTGCACTCGCTTAAGGGCACGCGCATTGCCTTCTCCCTCGATTTGGGTTGTTATGACGTCGCGCCCGATGTGGCCCGCGAAACAAATAATTTTGTCGCCTGGTTGCGTGAACTCGGCGCGGTGGTCGATGAGGTCGATTTACGTTTTAGCAAAAGCCATAATTTTTATGGCGAGGCTCATGTCGGCCTGATGGGTGGTGGCCATATTTTGTCTGCGGCGCGTGACCACCGCGATAAATTATGCGATTATAGTATTTTAACCGCCGAATTTTGGAATGAATTAACACCGCACGACATGGCGCGCGGCAATGAATTGACCCTGCAGATGGCCAAGGATTTCGCCGTGGCGACCGCCGATTACGACATGTTGCTTTGCCCCACCAACCGCATCGCCGCTGACAAGGCCGATGGCTACCCGCAATTGGAAAAGACAATGGTCGATGGCGTGACGCGCACCACCATGAGTTTTGATTGGTATATGACGGTGCCATTTAACATGCTTAGCACGTGCCCGGTGTTGGCCGTGCCATCGGGCTTTGCCGATAACGGCGTGCCAACCGGCGTGCAATTGGTGGGCAAATTTTATGACGAATTGCCGGTGTTGCGCGCCGGCCTGGCGATTGAAAAAAACAGCGATTGGTTTGCAAAAAACAAAAGACCGCGATTATAAATTTCTTTATCCAGCCTATTTTATCATTTGACAGGTTGCAGGAATATTGTTAAGGGAGTAGCGTAAAAATTGTTCTTTAATCACACGTTAATTATTGTTCGTTTTAATATATTCATGAGGGTTTGTTCACCGAAACTATAAAATTTATATTTATGAAAAACAAAAAAATAAAATCGTCATCAAAAAAATCAAAAATTGGTTTTTTGCAAGCGCTTCGCCAATCGCCGGCGTTGCTGATGTTGCAAAGCCAGCTGGCCAGTTCGTTGAAAAAATCAAAAAGCAAAATTGTCGCGAAACAATCGAAGGAATCGGCCAACGCGGCCAAGGTTAAAATGGCCGCACCGGGTGATGCCGAACGCCGTGATTTTTTAAATTTGCTCACCGTGGCCTCAGCCGGCGTGGCGGGTGGCGTGGCGGTGTGGCCGTTGATTTCATCGATGAACCCGGCGCAGGACGTGCTGGCGGTTTCCACGACCGAGATTGATATCGGCCAAGTGCCGGTCGGCAGTGCCATCACCGTTAAGTGGCAGGGCAAACCAGTTTTTATTCGCCACCGCACCCAAGCCGAAATTGACCAAGCAACCGCCGATGATAACAAGGGCAAGGACCCGGCAATCGATGCCGCGCGGGTGAAAAAATCCGAATGGTTGGTGTTGATTGGCATTTGCACGCATCTTGGCTGTATCCCCTCGGGCCAAACCGCCGGCTCTAACCGCGGTGAATTTGGCGGTTGGTTTTGCCCTTGCCATGGCTCGCAATATGATACATCGGGCCGTATTAGGAAAGGCCCCGCGCCGACCAATTTGGCGGTGCCGCCCTATCAATTTTTAACCGACACAACAATAAAAATTGGCTAAGGAGCGCAACATGAAACATAACGGCGATATAGAATTTAAAAACGGCGTGGTGCGTTGGATAGACCAACGCCTGCCGGTGTTTTCCTATTTTTATAAAGAATATGGCATTTTCCCGATGCCAAAAAATTTAAATTATTTTTGGAGCTTTGGCGCGATGGCGACCATCATGTTGGTGGTGATGATTTTAAGCGGCGTATTTTTGGCGATGCAATACACGCCGCATGTCGATTATGCTTTTCATTCGGTCGAGCGAATCATGCGCGATGTCAACAACGGCTGGCTGATTCGTTATATTCACATGAACGGCGCGTCGATGTTTTTCATGGTGGTTTATGTTCATATTTTCCGTGGCATGTATTATGGCTCATACAAAGAACCACGTGAATTGGTGTGGGTGTTGGGCGTGGTTATTTTCTTGTTGATGATAGCGACGGCCTTCATGGGTTATGTTTTACCCTGGGGGCAAATGAGTTTTTGGGCGGCGACGGTTATCACCAATTTGTTTTCGGCCATACCGCTGGTTGGCGATATATTGGTCACGTGGTTGCTTGGTGGTTTTTCGGTGGATAACCCAACCCTCAATCGATTTTTTGCCCTTCATTATTTGTTGCCATTTGTTATTGTTGGCGTGGTGGCGTTGCATATCGTGGCGATGCACCGTGCCAAATCAAACAACCCAAGTGGTATTGACCCAAAGGGCGCGGGCGACACCGTTACCTTCCATCCTTATTACACGTTAAAGGATTCGCTCGGCGTCCTGGTGTTTATGATGGTCTATGGCTTCTTCGTTTTCTACGCGCCCAATTACATGGGGCACCCCGACAATTATATCATGGCGCAACCATTGGTGACGCCGGCCGAAATTGTGCCCGAATGGTATTTCCTGCCGTTTTACGCCATCTTGCGTTCCATCACTTTTGATTTTCTGTGGATTGTGCCGGCCAAATTGGGCGGGGTTATTTGCATGGTTGCGGCGATTGTCTTGCTTGGGCTTCTGCCGTGGCTTGATAAATCGCCGGTGCGCAGTTGCCGCTATCGGCCGGTTTATCGCTGGTTTGTGATTGGTTTTGTCGCCGATGTTATTTTGCTTGGCTATTGCGGCAGTCGCCCGGCCGAGGGGGCGTTCCTCATCTTTTCGCAACTTGCAACTTTTTGGTATTTTTTCCATTTCTTAATTCTGACCCCGTTGATTGTTAAATTGGAAAAACCATTGCCGGTGCCCATGTCATTGGCGCGGGCGATAGAGGACGACATGAGAAAAAAAAGAAAGAAATAAAATAAGGAAATAATGTCATGAAAAAAAATAAGTTATTTTTGTTAATCGCCCTCTTGTCGCTGGTTGTCGGTGGCGTGGCGCGCCCCGCCTTGGCCGAGGAAATTAAATTTGAAACCAGCCACCCCGAAAGACAATCATGGAGTTGGACCGGCCCGTTTGGCAGTTATGATAAGGCGGCGGCACAACGTGGCTTGCAAATCTATACCCAAGTTTGCGCCGGTTGCCATGCCTTGAGTTTGGTGCCATACCGCGAGCTCAGCAAGATTGGTTATTCGGCCGATGAAATCAAGGCCTTCGCCCGTAGCCATCAGGTCGATACCATCGATGAACAAGGCAAACCATTGAAACGCACTGGCTTACCATCCGATTATTTCCCGAAACCCTTCGCGACCGAGGGTGACGCCCGCGCCGCCAACGGCGGAACATTGCCGCCAGATTTGTCATTGATTATTAAGGCGCGTAATCATGGCCGTGGCAATTTGTTCTTGAACTTTTTTGACGCCATCACGATTCGCGGTGAGTCCTCTGGCGCGGATTATGTTTACGCCATCCTCATCGGTTATGAAAACCCGCCCGAGGGTATGACCATGAACCCGGGCATGCATTTTAATAAATACTTCTCTGGTGGGCAAATCGCCATGCCAGCACCGTTGGCCGATGGTGCC
The Hydrotalea sp. DNA segment above includes these coding regions:
- a CDS encoding cytochrome b/b6, whose protein sequence is MKHNGDIEFKNGVVRWIDQRLPVFSYFYKEYGIFPMPKNLNYFWSFGAMATIMLVVMILSGVFLAMQYTPHVDYAFHSVERIMRDVNNGWLIRYIHMNGASMFFMVVYVHIFRGMYYGSYKEPRELVWVLGVVIFLLMIATAFMGYVLPWGQMSFWAATVITNLFSAIPLVGDILVTWLLGGFSVDNPTLNRFFALHYLLPFVIVGVVALHIVAMHRAKSNNPSGIDPKGAGDTVTFHPYYTLKDSLGVLVFMMVYGFFVFYAPNYMGHPDNYIMAQPLVTPAEIVPEWYFLPFYAILRSITFDFLWIVPAKLGGVICMVAAIVLLGLLPWLDKSPVRSCRYRPVYRWFVIGFVADVILLGYCGSRPAEGAFLIFSQLATFWYFFHFLILTPLIVKLEKPLPVPMSLARAIEDDMRKKRKK
- a CDS encoding cytochrome c1, which gives rise to MKKNKLFLLIALLSLVVGGVARPALAEEIKFETSHPERQSWSWTGPFGSYDKAAAQRGLQIYTQVCAGCHALSLVPYRELSKIGYSADEIKAFARSHQVDTIDEQGKPLKRTGLPSDYFPKPFATEGDARAANGGTLPPDLSLIIKARNHGRGNLFLNFFDAITIRGESSGADYVYAILIGYENPPEGMTMNPGMHFNKYFSGGQIAMPAPLADGAVSYSDGTANDLKHMAHDVVTFLAFVSEPNLEASRYMALKFFLVLAVIYYLVYRMKKNKWRDVGDH